A genomic region of Streptomyces sp. NBC_00247 contains the following coding sequences:
- a CDS encoding LacI family DNA-binding transcriptional regulator produces the protein MRRPTLEVVAARAGVSKSSVSRVINGETTVAPQIRDVVMRAVRELGYVPNGAARNLVTRRTDTVAVVVSDPPQGVVSDDPLFSAVVRAVSRELEKAGKRLVLMLAESDQSRTRVVQYIAGGHVDGVLLVALHGTDPLPAALARQGLPVVSFNRTSAQDVPYVALDNAGGAALAVRHLLERGRRRIATITGPLELYEARERLDGYRRTLRDTGRRSIVALGDFTRTSGAEAMRQLLEDDPDLDAVFAANDLMAIGALRTLHRAGRRVPDDVAVIGFDDIEAAAYTSPALTSVRSPMADQATAAVHLLLGLIDGGPATPVIMPNALVVREST, from the coding sequence ATGAGACGCCCCACTCTCGAAGTGGTCGCCGCCCGGGCGGGCGTGTCCAAATCGAGCGTCTCCCGCGTCATCAACGGCGAGACGACGGTCGCCCCGCAGATCCGGGACGTCGTCATGCGCGCTGTCCGCGAACTGGGCTACGTGCCCAACGGGGCGGCACGCAATCTCGTCACCCGCCGCACGGACACCGTCGCCGTCGTGGTCTCCGACCCGCCGCAGGGAGTCGTCTCCGACGACCCCCTCTTCTCCGCCGTGGTGCGGGCCGTCAGCAGAGAGCTCGAGAAAGCGGGCAAACGGCTCGTGCTCATGCTCGCGGAGTCGGACCAGAGCCGGACCAGGGTCGTGCAGTACATCGCCGGCGGCCACGTGGACGGTGTGCTCCTGGTCGCCCTGCACGGCACGGATCCGCTGCCGGCCGCACTGGCGCGGCAGGGCCTGCCGGTCGTGTCCTTCAACCGCACCTCCGCCCAGGACGTGCCGTACGTGGCGCTGGACAACGCCGGCGGAGCGGCACTGGCCGTGCGTCACCTCCTGGAGCGCGGACGACGCCGGATCGCCACCATCACCGGGCCGCTCGAACTGTACGAAGCGCGCGAACGTCTCGACGGCTACCGCCGGACCCTGCGTGACACCGGCAGGCGCTCCATCGTGGCACTGGGCGACTTCACCAGAACCTCCGGCGCCGAAGCCATGCGGCAACTCCTGGAGGACGACCCCGACCTCGACGCGGTGTTCGCGGCCAACGACCTGATGGCGATCGGCGCGCTGCGCACCCTTCACCGAGCGGGCCGACGTGTCCCCGACGACGTGGCGGTCATCGGCTTCGACGACATAGAAGCCGCGGCCTACACCAGCCCCGCCTTGACCTCGGTACGCAGCCCGATGGCCGACCAGGCCACCGCCGCCGTCCACCTGCTCCTCGGCCTGATCGACGGCGGCCCCGCGACGCCGGTGATCATGCCGAACGCACTCGTGGTGCGCGAGTCGACCTGA
- a CDS encoding GNAT family N-acetyltransferase — translation MSWLPDDFVHPVLVPLPGGGHHLRPIREADTPLDYPAVMGSRERLWTIFGPAWGWPAATMTYEADQADLLRHEREIAAHQSFNYALFDAAETALLGCVYIDPPERAGADGEISWWVVDELVDGKVEQALDALVPQWIAADWPFEQPRFLGREISWSDWLALPEHPDA, via the coding sequence ATGAGCTGGCTTCCCGATGACTTCGTCCACCCCGTCCTGGTACCGCTGCCGGGCGGTGGCCATCACCTGCGGCCGATCCGGGAGGCGGACACCCCGCTCGACTATCCGGCTGTGATGGGTTCGCGCGAGCGGCTGTGGACCATCTTCGGCCCGGCGTGGGGCTGGCCCGCGGCCACCATGACCTACGAGGCCGACCAGGCAGACCTGTTGCGGCACGAGAGGGAGATCGCCGCGCACCAGTCCTTCAACTACGCGCTGTTCGACGCGGCGGAGACAGCTCTGCTCGGCTGTGTCTACATCGACCCGCCGGAGAGGGCCGGTGCGGACGGAGAGATCTCCTGGTGGGTGGTGGACGAGCTGGTGGACGGCAAGGTCGAGCAGGCCCTCGACGCGCTGGTGCCGCAGTGGATCGCCGCCGACTGGCCGTTCGAGCAGCCGCGCTTCCTCGGCCGCGAGATCTCCTGGTCGGACTGGCTCGCCCTGCCGGAGCATCCCGACGCGTAG
- a CDS encoding protein kinase domain-containing protein, with protein sequence MTERLIGGRFRTNGAIGAGNMGEVHRAEDLHRPEGDPARTVAVKTMLRRRSGGLIDTGPESKAVQRFAREVRIMRRLDHPNLTRLIDGGVDESDGGRPYLVMEYLDGETLRDLIAEERQLPIAWTVAIGVQIAAGLAAAHTAGVVHRDLKPANTMLVTGGTVKVLDFGMGRIADDPEETRLTSTGVSVGTARYMAPEQFEARQVTQAADLYALGCVLYEMLAGVPPFTSGSAYELARKHVEEVPTSVRLARPATPAGLVRLVNRLLAKDPAERPADAFAVRDALLPLLAEARAADGTDPADETSALPHWSALDPVRALRPATPAAVAPPLAAVGMRPRAITGTGSGMDVFGLHRSLIKDYRSFTEGGTVIRDDRIAAFVEKDLDAKSQWPNPWLSLNPFFASGGTVVELAGQGVLHRECAQIFQSRKTPDGSVCDGRPLTLHQHQREAIDAAASGDSYVLTTGTGSGKSLSYIVPIVDRVLREREAAGPRSGKRVRAIVVYPMNALANSQLKELEKYLRDGYGSGHEPVTFARYTGQEDDARRKEIRDDPPDILLTNYVMLELMLTRPADRASLISMARGLDFLVFDELHTYRGRQGADVALLIRRVREACQAEGLQCVGTSATMSTEGSVDDQRRVVADTATTLFGTPVYPRNVIVETLIRATDEAPESVTAERLRAPAAPRAYGDLVRDPLARWIETRFGLAVDGGRLVRRQPARIEEAAQELAEASGLDAERCVEAIRSTLEAGSEARHPVTERPLFAFRLHQFLSKGDTVYVTLENKLSRHLTRSYQLEQPNSGGKLLMPLAFCRECGQEYLTVWRTEKDGEVRYEARRDTSATGGRQGDGYLYVDHDRPWPTGVQYAVDDRRLPESWLELDDRGQEVVKKSYRDRVPRAVTVDPRGQEGQGELRAAFIASPFLFCLHCGVAYEQTRGKDFAKLATLDQEGRSSATSLISASVVRSLKSVPEDALDKEARKLLTFVDNRQDASLQAGHFNDFVQITQLRGALHRAALDSGEDGIHHEDLASLVGSALGLDPVDYTGRDDLAPSLARNAAKTLRDVIAFRLYLDLERGWRITMPNLEQTGLLEIDYEDLDWVAAKDERWADAHESLRNADPALRAEIVKALLNEMRRSLAIDVSYFREDFEALQRASEERLVDPWVLSASDRPKVGTAYPHPSRPGMDRSALFLSARGKFGKYLARADSSFRTLDTGDLQLVIEDLLKVLTAAGLVNESADAPERAGRYRRTNAPVPTGYRVAAQSLIWRAGKGETGTHDPLTRTYQSGDGPRVNTFFRDLYKDAAGSLSGLFAREHTAQVSPQEREEREEAFRKAELKLLYCSPTMELGVDISSLNAVMMRNVPPTPANYAQRSGRAGRSGQPALVTTYCATGNSHDQYYFRRSERMVAGTVAPPRLDLANEDLVLSHLQGIWIAEAGLKLGRAIPQVLDVSYADSNERPAPALGLHPEILAASLDESARRRTVDSAQRVLGPLLRDFAETTWWYDEWIQDRVRTVADRFDEAFDRWRKLFTAALDDQYIQNRRRLDYSLTEKERIWANGRRREAETQLNLLMNESADSKSVLSDFNPYRYLASEGFLPGYSFPRLPLAAYIPTVGRRRGDGDYLQRPRFLAIREFGPGALIYHEGARYQVTRIQLPPDSSGDLATSEARRCAHCGYHHDPELRADRCQMCDELLGAGTYGLLQLHTVYTTRRERISSDEEERRRAGYRLETSYRFHDRGARKGRLDASVTDASGAPIATLAYGDSATVRITNTGRVRAKSDEPPGYWLDLADGRWMNDRDAADASGDSSELPVIDADGNERRRKKRVIPYVEDRRNILVVTLEEALPEPVALSLMYALERGIEAAFELEDSELNSELLPPDDGPRRRILFTEAAEGGAGVLRRLQAEKGALAKAARQALAICHFSGDGRDLGGPHEDRPCALGCYECLLTYGNQLNHSLINRHTVREALVRLASAESTKEGRGESRTEQLRRLLGRTPQEPTAAETSVAEAIAQDNLVTWLGARGLRLPDEKETLITEANVLADYVYRLPGVNLAVFVDSPGTEMTALRDEDAEERLLDARWDFVRFPHDADWDEVVAPHARYFGTPSAH encoded by the coding sequence GTGACCGAGCGGCTGATCGGAGGCAGGTTCCGTACGAACGGGGCCATCGGGGCGGGAAACATGGGAGAGGTACACCGCGCCGAGGACCTGCACCGGCCCGAGGGCGATCCCGCACGCACCGTTGCCGTGAAGACCATGCTCCGGCGTCGCTCCGGCGGCCTGATCGACACGGGTCCCGAGAGCAAGGCGGTCCAGCGGTTCGCCCGCGAGGTCCGAATCATGCGTCGCCTCGACCACCCCAATCTCACGCGGCTCATAGACGGTGGTGTCGACGAGTCCGACGGCGGACGCCCCTACCTCGTCATGGAGTACCTGGACGGCGAGACCCTCCGCGACCTGATCGCGGAGGAGCGGCAGCTTCCGATCGCCTGGACGGTGGCGATCGGCGTACAGATCGCCGCCGGCCTCGCCGCCGCGCACACGGCGGGCGTCGTCCACCGCGATCTGAAGCCGGCGAACACCATGCTGGTCACGGGCGGCACGGTGAAGGTCCTCGACTTCGGCATGGGCCGGATCGCCGACGACCCGGAGGAGACCCGTCTCACCAGTACCGGCGTCAGCGTCGGCACCGCCCGCTACATGGCCCCTGAGCAGTTCGAAGCGCGCCAGGTGACCCAGGCCGCGGACCTCTACGCGCTCGGCTGCGTGCTCTACGAAATGCTGGCGGGCGTGCCCCCGTTCACCAGCGGCTCGGCGTACGAGCTGGCGCGCAAGCACGTGGAGGAGGTGCCTACGTCCGTCCGGCTCGCACGACCCGCCACCCCCGCCGGGCTCGTACGCCTCGTGAACCGGTTGTTGGCGAAGGACCCCGCCGAGCGGCCAGCCGACGCGTTCGCCGTCCGCGACGCACTGCTGCCCCTGCTCGCCGAGGCCCGCGCCGCAGACGGCACGGATCCCGCCGACGAGACCTCCGCGCTCCCCCACTGGAGCGCCCTCGATCCAGTCCGCGCGCTCCGTCCCGCCACCCCAGCAGCAGTCGCCCCGCCACTGGCGGCGGTCGGAATGCGGCCCCGCGCAATCACCGGCACGGGCTCCGGCATGGACGTCTTCGGCCTGCACCGCTCCCTCATCAAGGACTACCGCTCCTTCACCGAGGGCGGCACCGTCATCCGGGACGACCGCATCGCGGCCTTCGTGGAGAAGGACCTCGACGCCAAGTCCCAGTGGCCGAATCCCTGGCTGTCCCTCAACCCCTTCTTCGCGAGCGGGGGCACGGTGGTCGAGCTGGCAGGCCAAGGCGTGCTGCACCGCGAGTGCGCCCAGATCTTCCAGTCCCGAAAAACGCCCGACGGCAGCGTGTGCGACGGACGCCCGTTGACCCTGCACCAGCATCAGCGCGAGGCGATCGACGCCGCCGCCTCCGGCGACTCGTACGTCCTGACCACCGGCACCGGTTCCGGCAAGTCCCTCTCCTACATCGTCCCGATCGTCGACCGAGTGCTGCGGGAGCGGGAGGCCGCCGGGCCCCGGTCCGGCAAGCGGGTACGGGCGATCGTCGTGTACCCGATGAACGCGCTCGCCAACAGCCAGTTGAAGGAGCTGGAGAAGTATCTCCGGGACGGCTACGGCAGCGGCCACGAGCCGGTCACCTTCGCCCGCTACACCGGGCAGGAGGACGACGCCCGCCGCAAGGAGATCCGGGACGATCCGCCGGACATCCTCCTCACCAACTACGTCATGCTGGAACTGATGCTGACCCGGCCGGCCGACCGCGCCAGCCTCATCAGCATGGCCCGCGGCCTGGACTTCCTCGTCTTCGACGAACTGCACACCTACCGTGGCCGACAGGGCGCCGATGTCGCCCTGCTGATCCGCCGGGTCCGGGAAGCGTGCCAGGCCGAAGGCCTCCAGTGCGTCGGCACGTCGGCCACCATGTCCACCGAGGGCAGCGTCGACGATCAGCGCAGGGTCGTGGCCGACACCGCCACCACACTCTTCGGCACGCCCGTCTACCCGCGCAACGTGATCGTCGAGACGCTGATCCGGGCCACCGACGAGGCACCGGAATCCGTGACGGCCGAGCGGCTGCGCGCGCCGGCGGCGCCTCGTGCCTACGGCGACCTGGTACGCGACCCGCTGGCACGCTGGATCGAGACCCGTTTCGGCCTGGCCGTGGACGGAGGTCGGCTGGTCCGTCGGCAGCCCGCGAGGATCGAGGAGGCCGCGCAGGAGCTCGCGGAGGCGTCCGGGCTCGACGCCGAAAGGTGCGTGGAGGCGATCCGCTCCACCCTGGAGGCAGGCTCCGAGGCACGGCATCCGGTGACCGAGCGGCCACTGTTCGCGTTCCGGCTGCACCAGTTCCTCTCCAAGGGCGACACCGTGTACGTCACCCTGGAGAACAAGCTCTCCCGTCACCTCACCCGCTCCTACCAGCTGGAACAGCCGAACAGTGGCGGCAAGTTGCTGATGCCGCTGGCGTTCTGCCGGGAGTGCGGCCAGGAGTACCTCACCGTCTGGCGCACCGAGAAGGACGGGGAGGTCCGCTACGAAGCGCGGCGGGACACCTCCGCGACCGGCGGCCGGCAGGGTGACGGCTATCTGTACGTCGACCACGACCGCCCCTGGCCCACCGGCGTCCAGTACGCGGTGGACGACCGCCGACTGCCCGAGTCCTGGCTCGAACTGGACGACCGGGGCCAGGAGGTCGTCAAGAAGTCGTACCGCGACCGGGTACCGCGGGCCGTCACCGTCGACCCGCGGGGGCAGGAGGGACAGGGCGAGCTGCGTGCCGCGTTCATCGCGTCGCCGTTCCTCTTCTGCCTGCACTGCGGAGTGGCGTACGAGCAGACCCGGGGCAAGGACTTCGCGAAGCTGGCGACCCTGGACCAGGAAGGCCGTTCCTCGGCGACGTCGCTGATCTCGGCATCGGTGGTCCGCTCGCTGAAATCGGTTCCCGAGGACGCCCTCGACAAGGAGGCACGCAAGCTCCTCACCTTCGTCGACAACCGGCAGGACGCCTCGCTCCAGGCCGGACATTTCAACGACTTCGTGCAGATCACGCAGTTGCGCGGCGCACTCCACCGCGCGGCGCTCGACTCCGGCGAGGACGGCATCCACCACGAGGACCTCGCGTCCCTCGTGGGCAGTGCGCTCGGACTCGACCCGGTCGACTACACGGGCAGGGACGACCTGGCACCGTCACTCGCCCGCAACGCCGCCAAGACCCTGCGCGACGTGATCGCCTTCCGTCTCTACCTGGATCTGGAACGCGGCTGGCGCATCACCATGCCCAATCTTGAGCAGACCGGGCTCTTGGAGATCGATTACGAGGACCTGGACTGGGTGGCCGCCAAGGACGAACGGTGGGCCGACGCCCACGAGTCGCTGCGCAACGCCGATCCCGCGCTGCGCGCCGAGATCGTGAAGGCGCTGCTCAACGAAATGCGCCGCTCGCTCGCGATCGACGTGTCGTACTTCCGTGAGGATTTCGAGGCGCTGCAGCGGGCGAGCGAGGAACGTCTGGTCGACCCGTGGGTCCTCTCCGCCTCCGACCGGCCCAAGGTCGGGACCGCGTACCCGCACCCCTCCCGTCCGGGCATGGACCGCTCGGCGCTCTTCCTGTCCGCGCGCGGCAAGTTCGGCAAATACCTCGCGCGGGCGGATTCTTCGTTCAGGACGCTCGACACCGGCGATCTCCAGTTGGTCATCGAGGACCTGCTCAAGGTGCTGACCGCGGCGGGCCTCGTCAACGAATCCGCGGACGCACCCGAGCGGGCGGGCCGCTACCGCCGTACGAACGCGCCCGTCCCGACCGGCTACCGGGTCGCGGCACAGTCCCTGATCTGGCGGGCGGGCAAGGGCGAGACGGGCACGCACGACCCTCTGACGCGGACGTACCAGAGCGGTGACGGTCCACGCGTCAACACCTTCTTCCGCGATCTCTACAAGGACGCGGCCGGTTCCCTGTCCGGCCTGTTCGCGCGCGAGCACACGGCGCAGGTGTCGCCGCAGGAGCGGGAGGAGCGCGAGGAGGCGTTCCGCAAGGCGGAGCTGAAGCTGCTGTACTGCTCACCGACGATGGAGCTGGGCGTCGACATCTCGTCCCTCAACGCGGTGATGATGCGCAACGTGCCGCCCACCCCGGCGAACTACGCGCAGCGCTCCGGCCGTGCGGGCCGCAGCGGGCAGCCCGCCCTGGTCACCACGTACTGCGCGACCGGCAACAGTCATGACCAGTACTACTTCCGCCGCTCGGAGCGGATGGTGGCGGGCACGGTCGCACCGCCACGCCTGGATCTCGCCAACGAGGACCTGGTCCTGTCGCACCTGCAGGGGATCTGGATCGCGGAGGCCGGTCTGAAGCTGGGCCGCGCCATCCCCCAGGTGCTCGACGTGTCCTATGCGGACTCCAACGAGCGTCCCGCACCTGCCCTGGGGCTCCACCCCGAGATCCTCGCCGCCTCTCTCGACGAGTCCGCCAGGCGGCGGACAGTCGACTCCGCGCAGCGTGTCCTCGGACCGCTGCTGCGGGACTTCGCGGAGACGACCTGGTGGTACGACGAGTGGATCCAGGACCGGGTGCGGACGGTGGCCGACCGTTTCGACGAGGCGTTCGACCGCTGGCGCAAGCTCTTCACGGCAGCGCTCGACGACCAGTACATCCAGAACAGGCGCCGTCTCGACTACAGCCTGACCGAGAAGGAGCGCATCTGGGCCAATGGCCGGCGCCGGGAGGCCGAGACCCAGCTCAACCTGCTGATGAACGAGAGTGCCGACAGCAAGTCGGTCCTCTCCGACTTCAACCCGTACCGCTACCTGGCGTCCGAGGGGTTCCTGCCCGGGTACAGCTTCCCACGGCTGCCCCTCGCCGCGTACATCCCGACCGTCGGCCGTCGGCGCGGCGACGGCGATTACCTCCAGCGCCCCCGCTTCCTCGCCATCCGCGAGTTCGGGCCGGGAGCCCTGATCTACCACGAGGGCGCCCGCTACCAGGTGACGCGCATCCAGCTCCCGCCGGACTCCTCGGGCGACCTGGCCACCAGCGAGGCCCGCCGGTGCGCGCACTGCGGCTACCACCACGACCCGGAACTGCGCGCCGACCGCTGCCAGATGTGCGACGAGCTCCTCGGCGCGGGTACGTACGGCCTGCTCCAACTGCACACCGTGTACACCACCCGCCGCGAGAGGATCTCCTCCGACGAGGAGGAACGGCGTCGCGCCGGCTACCGGCTGGAGACCTCGTACCGCTTCCACGACCGCGGTGCCCGCAAGGGCCGGCTCGACGCGTCGGTGACCGACGCGTCGGGAGCTCCGATCGCCACGCTCGCCTACGGGGATTCCGCGACGGTCCGGATCACCAACACGGGCCGTGTCCGCGCCAAGAGCGACGAGCCGCCGGGCTACTGGCTCGATCTCGCCGACGGCCGCTGGATGAACGACCGCGACGCGGCGGACGCGTCCGGCGATTCCAGCGAGCTGCCGGTGATCGACGCGGACGGCAACGAGCGACGCCGCAAGAAGCGCGTCATCCCGTACGTCGAGGACCGTCGCAACATCCTCGTCGTGACGCTCGAAGAGGCCCTGCCCGAGCCGGTCGCGCTCTCTCTCATGTACGCGCTGGAGCGGGGCATCGAGGCGGCGTTCGAGCTGGAGGACTCGGAGCTCAACAGCGAGCTGCTGCCCCCGGACGACGGTCCTCGGCGCCGCATCCTGTTCACGGAGGCCGCAGAGGGCGGCGCGGGCGTGTTGCGCCGTCTCCAGGCCGAGAAGGGCGCCCTGGCGAAGGCGGCCCGGCAGGCCCTGGCCATCTGCCACTTCAGCGGGGACGGCCGAGATCTGGGCGGCCCGCACGAGGACCGGCCGTGTGCCCTCGGCTGCTACGAATGCCTGTTGACGTACGGCAACCAGCTCAACCACTCCCTGATCAACCGGCACACGGTCCGGGAGGCCCTGGTCCGTCTGGCGTCGGCGGAGTCGACGAAGGAAGGACGGGGCGAGTCGCGCACCGAGCAGCTCCGCCGGCTCCTCGGCCGGACGCCGCAGGAGCCGACCGCGGCGGAGACCTCGGTGGCGGAGGCCATCGCTCAGGACAATCTGGTGACGTGGCTGGGCGCCCGCGGACTCCGCCTTCCGGACGAGAAGGAAACCCTGATCACCGAGGCCAACGTCCTCGCGGACTACGTGTACCGGCTCCCGGGGGTGAATCTCGCGGTCTTCGTGGACAGCCCCGGGACGGAAATGACCGCACTGCGCGACGAGGACGCCGAGGAGCGGCTCCTGGACGCCCGCTGGGACTTCGTCCGCTTCCCGCACGACGCGGACTGGGACGAGGTCGTCGCCCCGCACGCCCGCTACTTCGGCACCCCGTCCGCCCACTGA
- a CDS encoding DEAD/DEAH box helicase, which translates to MTLTYTAGSLVTARGREWVVLPESEPDLLVLRPLGGSDDDIAAVFPAFEEVKGAEFAAPEADDLGDQRAAGLLRTALRIGFRSGAGPFRSLAGIAVEPRAYQLVPLLMALRHKTVRMLISDDVGIGKTVEAGLIASELLAQGEATGLAVLCSPALAEQWQQELRSKFGIDAELVLSSTVSRLERDLDMGQSLFDRHPNVIVSTDFIKSPRHRDDFVRHCPDLVIVDEAHTCVAADDTSAGTQNQLRYELLRRIAEDETRHLVLVTATPHSGKQSAFRNLLGLVKPELAAVNLESEAGRKLLAPHFVARKRADVRQYLTKEDGLADDSLAERTAFPSDRYFKDETYKLSPAYRALLDDAIAYASDRVEAAGTQGKREARIAWWSAIALLRSLVSSPRAASQTLSTRSATAVAASAEEADRLGSSVNSDAVDNGSLEGMDVAPGAETDEAGARLADLARRAAELEGPEHDLKLKALIKHLKALLADGYHPIVFCRYIPTAEYVAEKLQEKGGVKATIEAVTGTLSPQQRIERIEKLAERAGDDPAARRVLIATDCLSEGVNLQHHFDAVVHYDLAWNPTRHDQREGRVDRYGQRRDEVRVVTLYGADNGIDGKVLEVLIKKHRQIKKDLGISVSVPDEMSTGVTDAIVEWLLMRGREDQDALFGADAFKVSTERLESDWNSAAERERASRSRFAQRSIHPEEVAREVVAIRDALGDVGEIRTFVRHSLQALNAVLRDSGDGFTAQVGGAPAGLRDALAPLVGADTVEKDRPIPFRDDPAVARGEAALVRTDPVVGALAAHVLNTALDPEADGARPARRCGVVTTDAVTTRTTLLLVRYRFHLTLPSRSGEKQLIAEDSRLLAFQGSSKKAVWLRQQEAIELLDASATENTDAHFGERTMARLLDQLPEVIDHVSAHGDELAAELDASHRRVRAASGEIVRGLTVTVQKPADILGTYVYLPASPAAAAAASDGVSA; encoded by the coding sequence ATGACACTCACGTACACGGCGGGATCCCTGGTGACGGCCCGCGGCCGCGAATGGGTGGTGCTCCCCGAGAGCGAGCCCGATCTGCTGGTGCTGCGGCCGCTGGGCGGTTCCGACGACGACATCGCCGCGGTGTTCCCGGCGTTCGAGGAGGTCAAGGGAGCCGAGTTCGCGGCGCCCGAGGCCGACGACCTCGGCGACCAGCGCGCGGCGGGACTTCTGCGTACCGCGCTGCGCATCGGCTTCCGCTCCGGGGCGGGCCCGTTCCGCTCGCTCGCCGGCATCGCGGTGGAGCCCCGGGCCTACCAGCTGGTGCCACTGCTGATGGCGCTGCGGCACAAGACGGTCCGGATGCTGATCTCGGACGACGTCGGTATCGGCAAGACGGTCGAGGCGGGTCTGATCGCGAGCGAACTCCTCGCCCAGGGCGAGGCCACGGGGCTGGCGGTGCTCTGCTCCCCCGCGCTCGCCGAGCAGTGGCAGCAGGAGCTGCGGTCCAAGTTCGGCATCGACGCGGAACTCGTCCTGTCCTCCACCGTCTCGCGCCTCGAACGCGACCTGGACATGGGCCAGTCGCTCTTCGACCGGCACCCGAACGTGATCGTCTCGACCGACTTCATCAAGTCCCCGCGCCACCGCGACGACTTCGTCCGCCACTGCCCGGACCTGGTGATCGTGGACGAGGCCCACACCTGCGTGGCCGCCGACGACACCTCGGCGGGAACGCAGAACCAGCTCCGCTACGAACTGCTGCGCCGGATCGCCGAGGACGAGACCCGCCACCTGGTTCTGGTGACCGCGACGCCGCACAGCGGTAAGCAGTCCGCGTTCCGCAACCTCCTCGGTCTGGTGAAGCCCGAGCTGGCCGCGGTGAACCTGGAGTCGGAGGCGGGCCGCAAGCTGCTCGCTCCGCACTTCGTGGCACGCAAGCGGGCCGACGTACGCCAGTACCTCACCAAGGAGGACGGGCTCGCCGACGACAGCCTCGCCGAGCGGACCGCCTTCCCTTCGGACCGCTACTTCAAGGACGAGACGTACAAGCTGTCCCCCGCCTACCGGGCCCTGTTGGACGACGCCATCGCCTACGCGAGCGACCGCGTCGAGGCGGCGGGTACCCAGGGCAAGCGGGAGGCCCGCATCGCCTGGTGGTCGGCGATCGCCCTGCTGCGTTCCCTGGTGTCCTCGCCCCGTGCGGCGTCGCAGACCCTGAGCACGCGCTCGGCCACCGCCGTGGCGGCGTCCGCCGAGGAGGCCGACCGGCTCGGTTCCTCCGTCAACAGCGACGCCGTGGACAACGGCAGCCTGGAGGGCATGGACGTGGCCCCCGGCGCGGAGACCGACGAGGCCGGCGCGCGCCTGGCGGATCTCGCCCGCCGGGCAGCCGAGTTGGAGGGGCCGGAACATGATCTCAAGCTCAAGGCGTTGATCAAGCACCTCAAGGCGCTGCTCGCCGACGGCTACCACCCCATCGTCTTCTGCCGCTACATCCCGACGGCCGAGTACGTGGCCGAGAAGCTCCAGGAGAAGGGCGGCGTCAAGGCCACCATCGAGGCCGTCACGGGCACGCTCTCGCCCCAGCAGCGCATCGAGCGGATCGAGAAGCTCGCCGAGCGGGCGGGCGACGACCCCGCGGCCCGCCGGGTCCTGATCGCCACCGACTGCCTCTCCGAGGGCGTCAACCTCCAGCACCACTTCGACGCCGTCGTCCACTACGACCTCGCCTGGAACCCGACCCGCCACGATCAGCGCGAAGGCCGGGTGGACCGCTACGGCCAGCGGCGCGACGAGGTCCGCGTCGTCACCCTGTACGGCGCCGACAACGGCATCGACGGCAAGGTCCTGGAGGTGCTGATCAAGAAGCACCGCCAGATCAAGAAGGACCTGGGCATCTCCGTCTCCGTCCCGGACGAGATGTCGACGGGCGTCACCGACGCGATCGTCGAATGGCTCCTGATGCGGGGCCGGGAAGACCAGGACGCACTGTTCGGCGCGGACGCGTTCAAGGTGAGCACGGAACGACTGGAGAGCGACTGGAACTCGGCTGCCGAGCGGGAACGGGCGTCCCGCTCGCGGTTCGCCCAGCGCTCCATCCACCCGGAGGAGGTGGCCCGCGAGGTCGTCGCGATCCGGGACGCCCTGGGCGACGTGGGCGAGATCCGTACCTTCGTACGCCACTCCCTCCAGGCGTTGAACGCGGTCCTCCGCGACAGTGGCGACGGCTTCACCGCGCAGGTGGGCGGGGCGCCCGCCGGGCTCCGGGACGCGCTCGCGCCGCTCGTCGGAGCGGACACGGTCGAGAAGGACCGGCCCATCCCCTTCCGCGACGATCCGGCCGTGGCACGCGGCGAAGCGGCCCTGGTCCGTACCGATCCGGTGGTCGGCGCCCTGGCGGCGCACGTCCTGAACACCGCATTGGACCCGGAGGCCGACGGAGCCCGGCCGGCCCGCCGTTGCGGCGTGGTCACCACCGACGCGGTGACCACGCGGACGACGCTCCTCCTCGTCCGCTACCGCTTTCACCTCACGCTGCCCTCCCGCAGCGGCGAGAAGCAGCTCATCGCCGAGGACTCCCGGCTGCTCGCCTTCCAGGGCTCCTCGAAGAAGGCCGTATGGCTGCGGCAGCAAGAAGCCATCGAGCTCCTCGATGCCTCTGCCACGGAGAACACCGACGCGCACTTCGGTGAGCGCACCATGGCTCGCCTCCTCGATCAGCTCCCCGAGGTGATCGACCACGTCTCCGCCCACGGCGACGAACTCGCCGCCGAACTCGACGCCTCGCACCGCCGGGTGCGCGCCGCGTCGGGCGAGATCGTCCGTGGTCTGACGGTGACGGTCCAGAAGCCCGCCGACATCCTCGGCACCTACGTGTACCTGCCCGCGTCTCCCGCCGCTGCCGCGGCCGCTTCCGACGGAGTGTCCGCCTGA